The Balneola vulgaris DSM 17893 DNA window GGGAAAATTCGCATAGCCATTAATGGCGAAGGGTTTAAAACTCCGGAATCTAAACCAGAAGAACCGAAGAAAGAACCGAAGGCAAAAAAGGAAGCTCCCAAACCGGTTAAACCTAAAGCAAAGTCTAATAAGTCTAAATCAAAGCCTAAAGAGACTAAAGAGTCTAAAAAGGGTTCTAAACCTAAAATGAACTTTGATCAAATTGAACGTATTGAACGAGCTACGGAAAGAACTAAGAAAGTTCGCAAGCCATCAAAAGGGTTATGGGGTCTTATTAAAAGTATGATTCCTAAATTTGGTAATAAGTAGTTCACAATTTGCTTATAAACAGACTATATCTTTTTTCTTAAAAAATGAACACCATGAAACGATTACTAAGTCTTATAATTATTGCAGTTGTAGCTGCTAACTGTCAACCAAAATCACAAGTAGAAGTACCTATTTCTAAAGGCACTAATACTGAAATGTTACCTTTGGTGGCAGATAAGCCAATTAAAAACGTCATACTATTAATAGCTGATGGAACTGGGTTAGGACAAATATCTACAGGTCAACTAAATTTGGTTGGTGCTGATGATTACCTAGCTCTACAAACAATGCCTATTACTGGTATAGTAAAAACCCATTCATCCAGTTCATTAATTACCGATTCTGCAGCAGGTGCTACGGCCTATTCATGCGGACAAAAAACAGATAATGGTATGATTGGTTACCTACCTGATGGCACTCATTGTAAAACATTACTAGAGTTAGCTATCGACAAGGGGATGAAAACTGGTTTAGTTGCTACCTCTACTATTACTCATGCAACGCCGGCAAGTTTTGCAGCTCACGTAGAATCTAGGCGTGATGAAGATGTGATAGCTGAACACTTCCTAGAATCTAATACGGATGTATTTTTAGGTGGTGGTCGTTCGTTTTTCATTCCACAAACGGAAGAAGGCAGTAGAAGGAGTGATGATTTCAATCTTGTAGAGAAATTTGAAGAAAAAGGTTATAGCTATCTCCAAACAGCTGAAGAACTCAAAGCTACCAATGGTGATAAGCTTTTAGGTTTATTTGCCGATGGTGGACTAGATTCTGAAAATAGAACTCCAACTCTAGCTGAAATGACAGATAAAGCCATTTCTACTTTGAACAACAATGAAAATGGTTTCTTCCTAATGATAGAAGGGAGCCAAATTGATTGGGGTGGTCATGGAAATGATTCTGAGTATGTAATCCGTGAAGTTAAGGATTTTGATGATGCCGTTAAACGTGTACTAGAATTCGCCCAAAAAGACGGTGAAACACTAGTAGTATTAACTGCCGATCATGAGACCGGTGGACTTACCATGATGACAGATTCAGAAGACCCACATACTTTACAAGTAAATTGGGTTACCGATTATCATACTGGTGTTCCAATTCCATTAATGGCTTATGGTCCACACGCGATTAAATTCACTGGATGGCAAGACAATACCGATGTAGGTATTAAAATAGCAGAGTTAATGAACTTCGGTGAATTTCCAATTAATCTAGAATAAGCGTCTTAATGGTAGTTTGCCCTTCCTCATTTATATGAGTGTAAGTTGCGATTAAATTACCATTCGACTGGGTAATACGAGGAAATCCACTTTTTCTACTAGAAGACATTTCCGCTATATCGTATTCGTTTAGTAAAGTCCCATCTTTTTTATAATGCTTACCAATGAAGGTCGCCTTAGTGCGATCTTCTTTTCTTTCAACCCAAGTAACAAAAAAACTGTTATCGTCGAAGACCTCGAGATCTACACGTCCTAAAGGGTTTCCTTTATCAACGATTATGGGTGCAGAAAAAGAATCTCCTAAATCCTCCGAGATAGCTACTTTAACTCTTGATTCATTGTTAGCAGCAGTAAACCAGCTAACAGCAACGATCTCTTCATTAGCTTTTATCATAGGTCCATTAACAGGACAAGCGGCTATTTTCCAGTTGTCGTTATGAACAGCTTTAGACTCTGTCCAATTACCATCAACAAATTTTGAAACATAAATGTCTCGAATCTCATCTTGAGTTCTGTTTCGAAATGCTGAAATAAAACTACCGTCTGGAAGTACTGTTGTGCTAGTACCACAACAATCGCATACACTTGCATCAATTTCGTGTTCTTCAATAACTTCTAAATTGTTGTTTAGAACGGCTGATCTAATCGTCATTGCATGATCAAGTTTATTATCAGCTTGCATACCATGACCTGCACCATCAGTGTTTCTACCATCAAGCCAAACAGCAAGAAATGTAGAGTCGCTTAAGGATTCCATACTCACAAAACCATGTTCCGTTTTTGTACCATCCGAGTGTGGTGCTTTAGCATTGGTCCAACCCGCTTGTGGAGTTGCAATATTTACATCGTAAGCATAGGTGCTTTGTCCACTTTTATTTAACCAGTGTGCTGCTTGGATTTCACCATTTCGAGCAATTACTGAAGGAAAGTCTGCCCAATTCACAAACCAATTATCTGAAGATGAAATTAAAGTAGGGCTCGACCATCTGTTACTATCAAGTTTTGAATAGTACAATGAAGCTACTTTGTCATTTGTTTCAACCCAACTTAAAAATACATTTCCATCTTCATCAGACATTATGTTTGAGAGTGCGGCTTCGTTTTGTGAAGGAGCCTGAATAGCAGTTATTTCAAATGTATTATTAGTAGTTGAGGAACATGATATAATGAATGAAATCAATAAACTAATCGACAGTATTGGTAGAAATCTCATTTAGTTGGTAGGTGTATTTAGCTGTGAAAATTGCGAGTATAGAAGTAATGGGAAAAGTAATTAAATACCAAGCAGGGAGTACACTAAATGAGGCTAAGGTTTCAAATGCGATCCATAAAATCTGTATTACTAGTAGGATAGTAAAAACCTTTTGAGTCTTATTTTTAGCAAAACTAAAAGCTAACATAGATCCTAGCCATGAACCCACAAAGGAAACAACAAAAATAACAATTACCCAACTAGTTGAAGGTAATCCAATGGTTCCGAAAAATGAGAGTTCAGTTTTGTGAAAGAAAGTGATTATGATTCTGGAAAATCCTTCAACAAATAAGCCAAAACAAAATCCAAATAATGATATTAGTAGGGTTTTCAAATCATCCATAGTTAATTAAAAAAGCCATAGAATATAAGAGATATTATTTCTTCGTCTTTGTAGTTTTTAATTAAATATTTGAATGTGCATTGCCTATTTTAAAACAAATCAAAATGGAGATTCTTATGAGAAAACTATTTATCACTTTAACCTTATTCATGCTTCCAGTAGCTTTATTTGCTCAAAGTGAATCAAAAGAAATTCGTTTATCTGAACCCGTTGAAGTCACTGAAAATTATGAGGTGTTTGGTTCTAAATTTACACTAGTTGATAAGCCACTTTCATTGAATTCTGTTATTTCTAATAGCAATCAGTACAATGAAAAAGAAGTATTGATCACAACAACTATTAGTAAAGTTTGTCAGAAAAAAGGCTGTTTCTTCATTGCACAAGATGGTGAGTTAACAGCTCGAATTACCTTTAAGGATTATAGTTTCTTCGTACCAACAAAATCATCGGGAAAGAATGTGACAATTCAAGGTGTATTTGAAAAGAAAATAATCACAGAATCTAAAGCAAAACATTATGCAGAAGATGCAGGGGCAGACCCTGACGGTATTAAAGGCGACCAAGTTGAGTATTCAATTGTTGCCACTTCTGTAAAAATTGAAAAATAGAAAAAGATATAAATGAACGATAACGACTTATTAAAGCCAGTCGAAGTAACATCAAGCGAAAAACAATTGATGGAATCTCCTGAAGTGGAGTCTATAGCTAAAACAGTAATCGAAAAGAATAAAATGGAGTTTGGTCCAGCTGAGATAGGATACTTTTTGGTATACCCAAATATCTCTAAGCAACGAGCTGCAAAGTGTATGAAAGCCACGAGAGAGGTGAAATACTACTCGGGCAACGACTACCTCATCGAAATATCTGGTGAGCTATGGGATATGCTGGATAACGAGACTAAAGAGATGATGCTGTATCATGAGTTATTACACATCGACCCTACCTTCAAGTCCAAAACTCAAGAGTGGAAAATGAACTTGAGAAAACCTGATTTCTCAGATTTCTACACTATAAACGACAAATACGGAAATGAATGGTATAAAACAGTGCAAGCTACTGCTTCATCGTTATATGATTTAGATCCAAGGCAGGAAAACAAGGTTTCTCTCTAAAAAGAGAAACCTTCCTTTTCTAAAATCTCTTTTATTTTAGGGATGTGACTTCCCTGAATTTCGATAACCTTTCCCTTTACGGTACCACCAGTACCTAATTTACTCTTCAACATCTTAGCTATTTTTTCAATGTGCTGAGGGTTGTGTTGAATGTTCCGTATTACAGTTACTTGTTTGCCACGTCGGCCTGATTTTTCAACGCTGATACTAAGTTTCATATCGTTATTAAACTTTTGTGAGTTTCCATGTTCCTCGCTTGAATAATATATAGCCAATGATAGCCAAAAGTGTTTCAGCAATTATAATAGAATAAAACACACCTTTTTCATCAAGCCCAACAATTAATGCTAAGTAATACGCTAAGGGGATTTCAACAATCCAAAAGCAGATAAGGTTAATAAGGGTAGGGGTAAGGGTGTCTCCTGAACCATTGAATGCTTGAGTTATAATCATACCAAAAGCATATGCGATATACCCTAAACTCATTATTCGCAAACACTGAGAACCTATTTCAATCACAGCAGGATCTAGGGTGAAAATACTCATCAAGAATTCTGAATTGAAAAATATGATAACCCCTAATAGTCCTAAAAAGATCATATTAGCGATGGCCGTAATCCAGGTAGATTTCTCAGCTCTTTCAGGTTGATTGGCCCCTAAGTTTTGGCCAACTAATGTAGCCGCGGCATTGCTCATTCCCCATGAAGGCAAAATTGAAAAAATAAGTATTCTTACAGCAATGGTATATCCCGCTAGAGATACACTACCAAATACAGCAATGATTCTTACTAAGCCAATCCAACTACTGGTAGCCACTATAAACTGACCAATTCCACCAAGGGATACTTTTATCAGATTCCACATGATGTCCCACCTAAATTGCAGATGCTTAAACATAAGATTGATGTGAGTTTTGCCATCAAATAGTTTATATAGCTGAAAACAAACTCCAATGCCTCTACCTATAGATGTGGCAATTGCGGCCCCTTTAATACCCATTTCAGGGATAATCCAAAAACCGAAAATCAATATTGGGTCAAGAATTATATTAATACCATTTGCTATCCATAGTGCATGCATGGCAACAGTTGCATCCCCTGCACCACGAAATATGGCGTTAATAATAAAGATTAACATTATTACAGAATTGGTACTGAATAGGATAGAGGTATAAACTGAGTATTCTGTAATTATATCGCCTTCTGCTCCCATTAAACTCAAAAGCTCAGGGGCAAAGAATCCTCCTAAAAGCGCAATTGGTGTTGATACAATTAACGCTACAGCAATAGCTTGAACAGCCGTGATTGAAGCTGCGTCATTATTTTTCTCACCTATTCTGCGAGCAATTACTGCGGTGGTTGCCATCGAAAAACCTATAGCAACGGCGTAAATCAGTGTAAGTAATGATTCTGTGATACCAACAGTAGCGATAGCTTCGGCTCCCAACTTGGATACAAAGAAGATATCTACTATAGCAAATATGGATTCCATGAGCATTTCAAGCACCATCGGAATCGATAAAACAAGAATGGCTCTACTGATACTTCCTTTGGTGAAGTCTCTAGTAGAGCCAGATAAAGATGATTTTATATCAGACCAAAAACTGAGTTCAGTGTTTTGGTCTTCTGTAGTTTGCGACATCCATTAAACCGGTCGCTGGGAGGGTAAATTTGAACCGTTTATTCTAAACTGAGTGATTGCAAAAAATATTCTTTCTAATAAAGATGAAGGAACAGGGAAGCGAATCACAGCATCAGCTTCGCGAATGATAGCTTTGTCTAGATGTTGTTCGTTGTTAAACTCCAGAATTGCCGGATTTTTTAATTGTTTAAGTTTCTGAATGAAATATTTCTCCTGTGGAGTAGCATACTTTACCACAGAATAAGTATGGCCTGTATATACTCCACAAAGCTGTTCTGCGTCTTTAAATACGATTAGTCCATTCACCTTTTGTAACTCTTCGAATAGAGCGTCAATTTGCTCGTATGACTCATCTTCAAACTTAGTGATATAACTAGCTAAGGAAATTTCATGAACCTCGCTTAGGGTCTCACTTTGGAATTGTGAAAGGGCGTAGGTTCTATTTTCTTTGAAATTCCCAGCAAGTACAATGGTTCTTTTTTGATTGGGATTATTTCTAAAGTCCTCTAAAAAAGAATTGTAGTTCGCTGAATTAAAGTCAAAAATCTTATTGCTCATCTAAGTAGTGAAGAAATTATTTGTTTATACGTTTTGATCTGAAACCTGATATAGCATAGGATGCTTGCTTACCAGAAGGAGTAGTTACCCTAATTGTAATAGTAGTACCACCTCTATCATTTGCATCTTCATCTGTATCTGAGATGGAGAATGAAAATTGAGTAGACCCAATACCGGGAGAAAGATAATCACCTAAAGTGAATTCTGCATCACCCGTTGCATCTAAACCTTCACC harbors:
- a CDS encoding alkaline phosphatase; the encoded protein is MKRLLSLIIIAVVAANCQPKSQVEVPISKGTNTEMLPLVADKPIKNVILLIADGTGLGQISTGQLNLVGADDYLALQTMPITGIVKTHSSSSLITDSAAGATAYSCGQKTDNGMIGYLPDGTHCKTLLELAIDKGMKTGLVATSTITHATPASFAAHVESRRDEDVIAEHFLESNTDVFLGGGRSFFIPQTEEGSRRSDDFNLVEKFEEKGYSYLQTAEELKATNGDKLLGLFADGGLDSENRTPTLAEMTDKAISTLNNNENGFFLMIEGSQIDWGGHGNDSEYVIREVKDFDDAVKRVLEFAQKDGETLVVLTADHETGGLTMMTDSEDPHTLQVNWVTDYHTGVPIPLMAYGPHAIKFTGWQDNTDVGIKIAELMNFGEFPINLE
- a CDS encoding sialidase family protein gives rise to the protein MRFLPILSISLLISFIISCSSTTNNTFEITAIQAPSQNEAALSNIMSDEDGNVFLSWVETNDKVASLYYSKLDSNRWSSPTLISSSDNWFVNWADFPSVIARNGEIQAAHWLNKSGQSTYAYDVNIATPQAGWTNAKAPHSDGTKTEHGFVSMESLSDSTFLAVWLDGRNTDGAGHGMQADNKLDHAMTIRSAVLNNNLEVIEEHEIDASVCDCCGTSTTVLPDGSFISAFRNRTQDEIRDIYVSKFVDGNWTESKAVHNDNWKIAACPVNGPMIKANEEIVAVSWFTAANNESRVKVAISEDLGDSFSAPIIVDKGNPLGRVDLEVFDDNSFFVTWVERKEDRTKATFIGKHYKKDGTLLNEYDIAEMSSSRKSGFPRITQSNGNLIATYTHINEEGQTTIKTLILD
- a CDS encoding DUF4920 domain-containing protein — its product is MRKLFITLTLFMLPVALFAQSESKEIRLSEPVEVTENYEVFGSKFTLVDKPLSLNSVISNSNQYNEKEVLITTTISKVCQKKGCFFIAQDGELTARITFKDYSFFVPTKSSGKNVTIQGVFEKKIITESKAKHYAEDAGADPDGIKGDQVEYSIVATSVKIEK
- a CDS encoding putative metallopeptidase — encoded protein: MNDNDLLKPVEVTSSEKQLMESPEVESIAKTVIEKNKMEFGPAEIGYFLVYPNISKQRAAKCMKATREVKYYSGNDYLIEISGELWDMLDNETKEMMLYHELLHIDPTFKSKTQEWKMNLRKPDFSDFYTINDKYGNEWYKTVQATASSLYDLDPRQENKVSL
- a CDS encoding translation initiation factor; the protein is MKLSISVEKSGRRGKQVTVIRNIQHNPQHIEKIAKMLKSKLGTGGTVKGKVIEIQGSHIPKIKEILEKEGFSF
- a CDS encoding MATE family efflux transporter, translated to MSQTTEDQNTELSFWSDIKSSLSGSTRDFTKGSISRAILVLSIPMVLEMLMESIFAIVDIFFVSKLGAEAIATVGITESLLTLIYAVAIGFSMATTAVIARRIGEKNNDAASITAVQAIAVALIVSTPIALLGGFFAPELLSLMGAEGDIITEYSVYTSILFSTNSVIMLIFIINAIFRGAGDATVAMHALWIANGINIILDPILIFGFWIIPEMGIKGAAIATSIGRGIGVCFQLYKLFDGKTHINLMFKHLQFRWDIMWNLIKVSLGGIGQFIVATSSWIGLVRIIAVFGSVSLAGYTIAVRILIFSILPSWGMSNAAATLVGQNLGANQPERAEKSTWITAIANMIFLGLLGVIIFFNSEFLMSIFTLDPAVIEIGSQCLRIMSLGYIAYAFGMIITQAFNGSGDTLTPTLINLICFWIVEIPLAYYLALIVGLDEKGVFYSIIIAETLLAIIGYILFKRGTWKLTKV